Proteins encoded together in one Deinococcus hopiensis KR-140 window:
- a CDS encoding phosphatidylserine decarboxylase — MHPSRRVLSLAALGVAAWLLRQTLRGRDPVRLTQPGWGEVLSPADGVVAFVRRVEEGKVVGDAPLDLRAFTEQDLEDGWLLGILLGPLDARYVYAPAEGTVGDVRLTGGPGGGPLLNPLQKVALLGGLPADPLGQPNLEGNERHTTVLTTAQGHVGVTLLAGGKGLGAITYAGEGDALNAGQKLAYLEASGGAVLLTLSAVLVPQVSVGDRVVGARTVVARKV; from the coding sequence ATGCACCCCTCTCGGCGCGTTCTGTCCCTCGCTGCCCTCGGAGTCGCCGCCTGGTTGCTGCGCCAGACCCTGCGGGGCCGTGATCCGGTTCGCTTGACCCAACCCGGCTGGGGTGAAGTGCTGAGCCCGGCCGACGGCGTAGTGGCGTTCGTCCGGCGCGTCGAGGAAGGGAAGGTGGTGGGGGACGCGCCGCTGGACCTCCGCGCTTTCACCGAACAGGATCTGGAGGACGGTTGGTTGCTGGGCATCCTCCTCGGCCCGTTGGATGCCCGTTATGTCTATGCTCCCGCAGAGGGAACTGTGGGCGACGTGCGTTTGACGGGTGGCCCGGGCGGCGGCCCGCTGCTGAACCCGCTGCAGAAAGTCGCCCTCCTCGGGGGCCTGCCCGCCGATCCCCTCGGCCAGCCGAACCTGGAGGGCAACGAGCGGCACACCACCGTGCTGACCACCGCGCAGGGCCACGTCGGCGTGACCCTGCTGGCCGGAGGCAAGGGGCTGGGCGCGATTACCTATGCGGGCGAGGGTGACGCGCTGAACGCCGGGCAGAAACTCGCCTATCTGGAGGCCAGCGGAGGCGCGGTGCTCCTGACCCTGTCGGCTGTCCTCGTGCCGCAAGTCAGCGTGGGGGACCGCGTGGTGGGGGCGCGAACGGTGGTGGCGAGGAAGGTCTGA
- a CDS encoding peptidylprolyl isomerase, whose protein sequence is MRLLTLSALLLASAALAQSAVPAATPAPAFVPLPFLSDKPVRTFTEPQWVVNPAHSYRAVLHTSKGDVTVELNARQAPKAVNSFVFLALNHFYDGTRFHRVIGGFMAQGGDPLSADAEQKTKWGTGGPGYQFFVELDPNLTFNTPGVLGMARSQSYFSQGSQFFITLAPADFLTGQYTAFGKVLEGQDILATLTRTATSGAGGEVPVKDAEADVLRSVQILVSSGR, encoded by the coding sequence ATGCGCCTCCTGACCCTTTCCGCCCTGCTGCTCGCTTCCGCCGCGCTGGCGCAGAGCGCGGTGCCTGCCGCAACGCCCGCCCCGGCCTTCGTGCCATTGCCCTTCCTCAGCGACAAGCCGGTTCGTACCTTCACCGAGCCGCAGTGGGTGGTCAATCCAGCGCACAGCTACCGCGCTGTACTCCACACGAGCAAGGGCGATGTGACCGTCGAACTGAACGCGCGGCAGGCCCCCAAGGCCGTGAACAGCTTCGTATTTCTGGCGCTCAACCACTTTTACGATGGCACACGCTTTCACCGCGTCATCGGGGGCTTCATGGCGCAGGGAGGCGATCCCCTCAGCGCCGACGCGGAGCAGAAGACGAAGTGGGGTACGGGCGGGCCCGGATACCAGTTTTTCGTGGAGCTGGACCCAAATCTAACTTTCAATACGCCCGGCGTGCTGGGGATGGCCCGCTCACAGAGCTATTTCTCACAGGGCAGCCAGTTTTTCATCACGCTGGCCCCCGCTGACTTCCTGACTGGGCAGTACACGGCGTTCGGCAAGGTGCTGGAGGGGCAGGATATCCTGGCAACGCTGACGCGCACGGCGACGAGCGGAGCGGGCGGCGAAGTTCCCGTGAAGGACGCTGAGGCGGATGTGCTGCGGAGCGTGCAGATTCTCGTCTCATCCGGACGCTGA
- a CDS encoding Lrp/AsnC family transcriptional regulator, producing MSKPELDDTDRHILRVLQTDARMPNTELADEIGLTPAPTLRRVRRLEEEGIISRYVALLDPKQVGRDLMVFVRVTLDKQTKQGFETFAEQMRGRPEVLECYLCLGDTDYQLKVCVADLDAYQRFLVDVLAAIPGVRNTASTIAVKQEKYTTSLALE from the coding sequence ATGTCAAAGCCGGAACTCGACGATACGGACCGTCATATCCTGCGGGTGCTGCAGACCGACGCCCGCATGCCCAACACTGAACTTGCCGACGAGATCGGCCTGACGCCTGCGCCCACCTTGCGGCGGGTGCGGCGGCTGGAGGAGGAAGGGATCATCAGCCGGTACGTCGCGCTGCTCGACCCCAAGCAGGTGGGGCGGGACCTGATGGTGTTCGTGCGGGTGACGCTGGACAAGCAGACCAAGCAGGGCTTCGAGACCTTCGCCGAGCAGATGCGCGGACGGCCCGAGGTGCTCGAATGCTACCTGTGTCTGGGCGACACCGACTACCAGCTCAAGGTATGCGTGGCGGACCTCGACGCCTACCAGCGCTTTCTGGTGGACGTGCTGGCCGCTATTCCTGGGGTACGCAACACCGCGAGCACCATCGCGGTGAAGCAGGAGAAGTACACGACGAGCCTGGCGCTGGAGTAG
- the ald gene encoding alanine dehydrogenase, whose protein sequence is MNIGLPKEIKVKENRVALTPGGVATLVRRGHTVMVERGAGVGSGIPDTEYEAAGATLGSAAEAWAAEMVVKVKEPIAAEYGYLRDDLLLFTYLHLAADRPLTDALLAAGTTGVAYETVQLEDGSLPLLTPMSEVAGRLSVQAGAYHLQKPVGGRGVLLGGVPGVQAGHVVIIGGGVVGTNAAKMAMGLGAKVTVLDVSHRRLTYLDDVFFGKLTTMMSSEANIRALLPEADLLVGGVLIPGAKAPHLVTRDMLPLMQEGSVIVDVAVDQGGCVETIHATTHDDPTYVVDGVVHYGVANMPGAVPRTSTFALTNATFPYVTLLADGGRAALNRNRALMLGLNTHAGKLTYRGVAEAFDLEHTEAAGVLA, encoded by the coding sequence ATGAACATTGGACTCCCGAAGGAAATCAAGGTCAAGGAAAACCGCGTGGCGTTGACGCCTGGGGGCGTGGCGACGCTGGTGCGGCGCGGACACACGGTGATGGTAGAACGCGGTGCGGGGGTAGGCAGCGGCATCCCGGACACCGAGTATGAGGCCGCCGGGGCGACGCTGGGCAGCGCCGCCGAGGCCTGGGCCGCCGAGATGGTGGTGAAGGTCAAGGAACCCATCGCGGCCGAATACGGCTACCTGCGTGACGATCTGCTCCTCTTTACCTACCTGCACCTCGCGGCGGACCGGCCCCTCACGGACGCGCTGCTGGCCGCGGGCACGACGGGCGTGGCCTACGAGACGGTGCAGCTCGAAGACGGCAGCTTGCCTCTGCTGACGCCCATGTCCGAGGTTGCCGGCCGCCTCAGCGTGCAGGCGGGCGCATACCATCTGCAAAAGCCGGTGGGCGGACGCGGCGTGCTGCTCGGCGGGGTACCTGGCGTGCAGGCGGGGCACGTGGTCATCATCGGTGGTGGCGTGGTAGGCACAAACGCGGCAAAGATGGCAATGGGCCTGGGGGCCAAGGTGACGGTACTCGACGTGTCACACCGCCGCCTGACCTACCTCGACGACGTGTTCTTCGGCAAACTCACCACCATGATGAGCAGCGAGGCCAACATCCGCGCCCTGCTGCCCGAGGCGGACCTGCTCGTCGGCGGCGTGCTGATTCCGGGCGCCAAAGCCCCGCACCTCGTCACGCGCGACATGCTGCCCCTGATGCAGGAGGGCAGCGTCATCGTGGACGTGGCCGTGGACCAGGGCGGCTGCGTGGAAACCATTCACGCCACCACCCACGACGATCCCACGTATGTGGTGGACGGCGTGGTCCACTACGGCGTGGCGAACATGCCCGGTGCAGTGCCCCGCACGAGCACCTTCGCACTCACCAACGCCACCTTCCCCTACGTGACGCTGCTCGCCGATGGGGGCCGAGCGGCCCTCAACCGCAACCGCGCCCTGATGCTGGGCCTGAACACCCACGCGGGCAAGCTGACCTACCGGGGCGTGGCCGAAGCGTTTGACCTGGAGCACACGGAAGCAGCTGGCGTGCTGGCGTAG
- a CDS encoding alpha/beta fold hydrolase has protein sequence MPVIPRLPLLLVVLSSTLLSTAHAGGMSGRQEGNLDVNGASIHYVSVGQGTPMLLLHGYPLSGELFSRNRDALAAAGYRVITIDHRGYGQSTAPAADPGSLQTYASDALAVMDKLNVPRAIIGGMSMGGPIAFEMYRTAPQRFLGLILIDTIANPAGIVEQHIWKGMAQKASTYGPQSLAPELLKDMLTGATRMNRPGDAKMLTGIVQQASVAADVAGANVLATRPDSIPTLKTITVPTLILEGGEDTVYPPEFSVKMQQNIAGSKLVLIPGAAHAAIFEKATAANQAILNWARANNLR, from the coding sequence ATGCCTGTCATCCCCCGCCTGCCCCTTCTCCTCGTCGTCCTCTCCTCAACGCTGCTCAGCACGGCCCACGCCGGGGGAATGTCCGGGCGTCAGGAAGGCAACCTCGACGTCAATGGGGCGAGCATCCACTACGTGAGCGTCGGTCAGGGCACACCCATGCTGTTGCTGCACGGCTATCCCCTGAGTGGGGAGTTGTTTTCGCGCAACCGCGACGCCCTGGCCGCGGCCGGTTACCGCGTCATCACCATCGACCACCGGGGCTACGGGCAGAGCACCGCCCCGGCGGCCGATCCCGGCAGCCTGCAGACCTACGCCAGTGACGCCCTCGCCGTGATGGATAAGTTGAACGTGCCCAGGGCCATCATCGGCGGCATGAGCATGGGCGGACCGATTGCCTTCGAGATGTACCGCACGGCGCCCCAGCGCTTTCTGGGCCTGATCCTGATCGACACCATTGCCAATCCGGCGGGGATCGTCGAGCAGCACATCTGGAAGGGAATGGCGCAAAAGGCCAGCACCTACGGCCCGCAGTCGCTCGCGCCCGAACTGCTCAAGGACATGCTGACCGGCGCGACGCGGATGAACCGTCCGGGGGACGCAAAGATGCTGACGGGAATCGTCCAGCAGGCCTCGGTGGCGGCGGACGTGGCGGGAGCGAACGTGCTGGCGACGCGGCCCGATTCCATTCCGACGCTCAAGACGATCACGGTGCCCACGCTGATCCTCGAGGGTGGAGAAGACACGGTGTACCCGCCGGAATTCAGCGTGAAGATGCAGCAAAATATCGCCGGCAGCAAGCTGGTCCTGATTCCCGGCGCAGCCCACGCCGCGATCTTTGAAAAGGCCACCGCCGCCAACCAGGCGATTCTCAACTGGGCGCGGGCGAATAACCTCCGCTAA
- a CDS encoding ABC transporter ATP-binding protein: MMSRPSRSLPLTPDPGRPRPKRDPRQLPRLLAFARPYRLLFILGLCATLISSGLNLIFPRLFGRLIDASFLRVGSTDTGPLDRIVLTLLGIFALSSVFGAAQAYLLARVGAGVVADLRRALFGHLLTLSPRFFADHKTGDLTSRLTADVGTVQAITSTALAQLAALSVNIVGSTALLVLTSARLSLLTLAVIPLVIGTAVLIGRQIRRVSREVQDRVAEANASAEEAISGVRVVQGFTAEGVEQVRYGRGVQASFLAALKRARLQALMSGTMGFLTFGSLALVLWSGGRQVMSGQLTPGNLVTFLIYALQVGGAVAGLTGVFSQFQEALGASGRIFELLDERSDLPEPASPRPLAHAEGRVAFRQVAFGYGETPTLQGMSFDVPAGQIVALVGPSGAGKTTLANLIPRFWDVTGGSVQVDGHDVRGYELKDLRAQIGLVPQETLLFSGSIEENIRYGRPDATAAEVEAAARAANADSFIRAFPGGYGTVVGERGVKLSGGQRQRIAIARALLKDPRILILDEATSALDNESEALVQGALETLMQGRTTFVIAHRLSTIRNAHRILVMNAGEIVEDGPHEELMTRGGLYRDLYELQFRREQEERAELV, encoded by the coding sequence ATGATGTCCCGCCCGTCCCGCTCCCTGCCGCTCACGCCGGATCCGGGCAGGCCGCGCCCGAAGCGCGATCCCCGGCAACTGCCCCGCCTGCTGGCCTTCGCGCGCCCCTACCGGCTGCTGTTCATCCTGGGCCTGTGCGCCACCCTGATCTCCAGCGGCCTGAACCTGATCTTTCCCCGGCTGTTCGGCCGCCTCATCGACGCCTCGTTTCTCAGGGTGGGCAGCACCGACACCGGCCCACTGGACCGGATTGTCCTGACGCTGCTGGGCATCTTCGCCCTGTCGTCCGTGTTCGGCGCGGCGCAGGCGTACCTGCTGGCGCGGGTGGGAGCCGGGGTGGTGGCAGACCTGCGGCGGGCGCTGTTCGGCCATCTGCTGACGCTCTCGCCGCGCTTTTTTGCCGATCACAAAACGGGGGATCTCACCAGCCGCCTGACTGCGGACGTGGGCACTGTGCAGGCGATCACAAGCACGGCGCTGGCGCAACTCGCCGCCCTGAGCGTCAACATCGTCGGATCCACGGCCCTGCTGGTGCTGACGAGCGCACGCCTGAGCCTGCTCACCCTGGCCGTGATTCCGCTGGTGATCGGCACCGCCGTGCTCATCGGCCGCCAGATTCGCCGGGTGAGCCGCGAGGTGCAAGACCGGGTGGCCGAAGCCAATGCCAGCGCCGAGGAGGCCATCAGCGGCGTGCGGGTGGTGCAGGGCTTTACCGCCGAGGGGGTAGAGCAGGTCCGCTACGGCCGCGGGGTGCAGGCGAGTTTTCTGGCAGCCCTGAAACGCGCCCGCCTCCAGGCCCTGATGAGCGGCACGATGGGATTCCTGACCTTCGGCTCGCTGGCGCTGGTGCTGTGGTCCGGCGGGCGACAGGTGATGTCCGGGCAACTCACGCCGGGCAACCTCGTCACGTTTCTGATCTACGCGCTGCAGGTAGGCGGGGCGGTGGCAGGGCTGACTGGCGTGTTCAGCCAGTTTCAGGAGGCGCTGGGCGCGTCAGGCCGCATTTTTGAACTGCTGGACGAGCGCAGTGATCTACCCGAACCCGCCTCGCCCCGGCCCCTCGCCCATGCCGAGGGCCGCGTCGCCTTCCGGCAGGTGGCCTTTGGGTACGGCGAGACGCCCACCCTGCAGGGCATGAGTTTCGATGTTCCTGCTGGGCAGATCGTCGCCCTTGTCGGCCCCAGCGGCGCGGGCAAGACCACCCTGGCCAACCTCATTCCCCGCTTCTGGGACGTGACGGGCGGCAGCGTACAGGTAGACGGCCACGACGTGCGCGGCTACGAGCTGAAGGACCTGCGCGCCCAGATCGGGCTGGTGCCGCAGGAGACACTGCTGTTTTCCGGCTCCATCGAGGAGAACATCCGCTATGGCCGCCCGGACGCAACAGCGGCGGAGGTGGAGGCGGCGGCACGGGCAGCCAACGCCGACAGCTTTATCCGCGCCTTTCCGGGAGGTTACGGTACCGTGGTGGGCGAACGGGGCGTGAAGCTGAGTGGCGGGCAGCGCCAGCGCATCGCCATTGCCCGGGCGCTGCTCAAAGACCCCCGCATCCTGATTCTGGACGAGGCGACGAGCGCGCTCGACAACGAATCCGAGGCGCTGGTCCAGGGCGCCCTGGAAACGCTGATGCAAGGGCGCACGACGTTCGTGATCGCCCACCGCTTATCGACCATCCGCAACGCCCACCGGATCCTGGTGATGAACGCCGGAGAAATTGTGGAAGACGGCCCGCACGAGGAGCTGATGACCCGGGGCGGTCTGTACCGGGACCTGTACGAACTCCAGTTCCGCCGGGAGCAGGAGGAGCGGGCCGAGCTGGTGTAG
- a CDS encoding ABC-F family ATP-binding cassette domain-containing protein encodes MLVAVQDATKEYGPLTVLSEITFAVQPGDRVGLVGRNGAGKSTLLKLLTGELIPDGGMVRRAPGVRARALKQDPTFPEGATVDSVLDAAFHDLDALEAELAAAAEAMNSGTPESVMHHEEVLEHYVRRGGFERRSRKEAVTLAFGFRGREQDPVSGLSGGERTRLGLAALLVENPDVLLLDEPTNHLDIVMVEWLETFLARYPGAVLVISHDRAFLDTVTNETAYLRGGTLQVYKGSYTTFRETLEAEQERQAAQFAQDAKQIATLQASADRMKIWGLGMSKLARRAKAMQARVDRMQARATAAPPAEERTTRITFHAPESGDVVLDARHVTKAMGGRTLFRDINVQLRRGDRVAIIGRNGAGKTTLLRALLGLLPSDDPKTRVLTGARVSVGYYDQALRGVDPSQTLYDVAREYVQKDHEAHNLLGTFMFPFDQHDKQARILSGGERARLALLKLAQEDHNLLVMDEPTNHLDMEMVEALEDALTGYTGTLIMVSHDRAFIEGLADRIWLLEDGRFYEYPGWADYKAKHRTLAEVQAQETPTPAEPARPTAPKGKGLWHLKREVEAIEAEITRLEDELLHAQAALSSAPADADFAGLGQAVHDLELQLEAKMTAWGEKQAEVEARGG; translated from the coding sequence GTGCTTGTCGCCGTTCAGGACGCCACCAAAGAGTACGGACCCCTCACCGTCCTGTCAGAGATCACCTTCGCCGTACAACCCGGCGACCGCGTGGGCCTTGTGGGCCGCAACGGCGCGGGCAAAAGCACGCTGCTCAAACTGCTGACGGGCGAACTCATTCCTGACGGCGGCATGGTGCGCCGCGCTCCCGGCGTCCGCGCCCGCGCCCTGAAACAGGACCCCACCTTCCCCGAGGGCGCAACCGTGGACAGCGTGCTCGACGCGGCCTTCCATGACCTCGACGCCCTGGAGGCTGAACTTGCCGCCGCCGCCGAGGCCATGAACAGCGGCACGCCCGAGAGCGTGATGCACCACGAGGAAGTGCTGGAGCACTACGTCCGCCGCGGCGGCTTCGAGCGGCGCAGCCGCAAGGAGGCCGTGACGCTGGCTTTCGGCTTCCGGGGGCGCGAACAGGACCCCGTCTCCGGCTTGTCAGGCGGCGAGCGGACCCGGCTGGGCCTGGCCGCCCTGCTGGTGGAAAACCCGGACGTGCTGCTCCTCGACGAGCCGACGAACCACCTCGATATCGTAATGGTGGAGTGGCTGGAAACCTTCCTGGCGCGTTACCCCGGCGCGGTGCTGGTGATCAGCCACGACCGGGCCTTTCTGGACACCGTGACGAACGAGACGGCCTACCTGCGCGGCGGGACCCTCCAGGTCTACAAGGGCAGCTACACCACCTTCCGCGAGACGCTGGAGGCCGAGCAGGAGCGCCAGGCCGCGCAATTCGCGCAGGACGCCAAACAGATCGCCACCCTGCAGGCCAGCGCGGACCGCATGAAGATCTGGGGGTTGGGCATGAGCAAGCTCGCCCGGCGGGCCAAGGCGATGCAGGCCCGGGTAGACCGCATGCAGGCCCGCGCCACCGCCGCCCCACCCGCTGAGGAACGCACCACCCGCATCACCTTTCACGCGCCGGAGAGCGGCGACGTGGTGCTGGACGCCCGCCACGTCACCAAGGCAATGGGCGGGCGGACCCTCTTCCGCGACATCAACGTGCAGTTGCGCCGGGGTGACCGGGTGGCGATCATCGGGCGCAACGGGGCGGGGAAGACCACCCTGCTGCGCGCCCTGCTGGGGCTGCTGCCGAGCGATGACCCCAAAACGCGGGTGCTGACTGGGGCCCGCGTGAGCGTTGGCTACTACGATCAGGCCCTGCGCGGTGTGGATCCCTCCCAGACCCTCTACGACGTGGCGCGTGAGTACGTGCAGAAGGACCATGAGGCCCACAACCTGCTCGGCACCTTCATGTTCCCCTTCGATCAGCACGACAAGCAGGCGCGCATCCTCTCCGGCGGCGAGCGGGCACGGCTGGCGCTCCTCAAGCTGGCGCAGGAGGACCACAACCTCCTCGTGATGGACGAGCCGACCAACCACCTGGACATGGAGATGGTGGAGGCGCTGGAAGACGCGTTGACGGGCTATACCGGCACCCTGATCATGGTGAGCCACGACCGCGCCTTTATCGAGGGACTGGCAGACCGCATCTGGCTGCTGGAGGACGGGCGGTTCTACGAATACCCCGGCTGGGCGGACTACAAGGCCAAGCACCGCACGCTGGCCGAAGTTCAGGCTCAGGAAACCCCCACTCCCGCTGAACCTGCGAGACCCACCGCGCCAAAGGGCAAGGGCCTGTGGCACCTCAAGCGCGAGGTGGAAGCGATCGAGGCCGAGATCACGCGGCTGGAAGACGAACTGCTGCACGCTCAGGCCGCCCTGAGCAGCGCTCCGGCTGACGCCGACTTCGCGGGGCTGGGCCAGGCCGTACATGACCTGGAATTGCAGCTGGAGGCGAAGATGACCGCCTGGGGTGAGAAGCAGGCCGAGGTGGAGGCGCGGGGAGGGTAG
- a CDS encoding NADH-quinone oxidoreductase subunit N, which produces MQLPDVPFAPMLPILMVLTGAIASTVLGFYLHRRALTVINLVTLVLSGAAMMALWNTGATAFGGALQADNPAILLGITILVGSAMTLLVSLDTAYRARVSFPEFDAMLMYAVTGTLLIAFSGDLMTMLIGLEIMSLSSYVLATLQDSRRSEESGLKYFLLGAAGSAILIYGIALVYGATGSLNYLGIAAKAAALTPTNVAILVAGALMLLAGFAFKVALAPFHQWTPDVYSGAPTSVSLFLSTVVKVAAFAGMLRVFGGALHSAPGWASTLQVLTAATLIIGNAAALFQRNFKRMMAYSAVAHTGFLAMTLLGTQAMGGAALAYYLLIYTLMTAAALAIIAALQRSEAGMEISDLRGLYYRHPAYAVALAVCLASLAGLPPFAGFFGKYLAFQAAFQNGYVWLSVLAALASVAALVYYLRPGMLMFMPDRTPAREYAHGERGPTNFTVALGVVGVTVLGILPNLWYGWVANPLIWERLAGR; this is translated from the coding sequence ATGCAGTTACCCGACGTTCCCTTCGCCCCCATGCTGCCCATCCTGATGGTGCTGACCGGAGCGATCGCCAGCACGGTCCTGGGGTTTTACCTGCACCGCCGCGCCCTCACGGTCATCAACCTCGTCACCCTGGTTCTCAGTGGGGCTGCCATGATGGCCCTCTGGAACACGGGAGCCACCGCCTTCGGTGGGGCGCTTCAGGCCGACAACCCGGCCATCCTGCTGGGCATCACGATCCTCGTCGGCTCGGCCATGACGCTACTGGTCAGCCTGGACACGGCCTACCGCGCCCGCGTCAGCTTCCCGGAGTTTGACGCCATGCTGATGTACGCGGTGACGGGCACGCTGCTGATCGCCTTTTCCGGCGACCTGATGACCATGCTGATCGGTTTGGAAATCATGAGCCTGAGCAGCTACGTCCTCGCCACCCTGCAGGATTCGCGCCGCTCGGAAGAGTCTGGCCTGAAGTACTTCCTGCTGGGTGCGGCGGGCAGCGCCATCCTGATCTACGGCATCGCGCTGGTATACGGCGCAACGGGCAGCCTGAATTACCTCGGCATCGCGGCCAAGGCGGCGGCCCTGACGCCCACCAACGTCGCCATTCTCGTCGCGGGGGCATTGATGCTGCTCGCAGGCTTCGCGTTCAAGGTGGCGCTCGCGCCCTTCCACCAGTGGACGCCGGACGTGTACAGCGGCGCGCCCACCAGCGTCAGCCTGTTTCTGAGCACCGTGGTGAAGGTGGCCGCTTTCGCCGGAATGCTGCGCGTGTTCGGCGGCGCGCTTCATAGTGCCCCCGGCTGGGCCTCTACCCTTCAGGTCCTGACGGCCGCCACCCTGATCATCGGCAACGCGGCGGCCCTCTTCCAGCGCAACTTCAAGCGGATGATGGCCTACTCGGCGGTGGCGCACACGGGCTTTCTCGCCATGACGCTGCTGGGCACCCAGGCGATGGGCGGCGCGGCACTGGCCTACTACCTGCTGATCTATACGCTGATGACGGCGGCGGCCCTCGCCATTATTGCCGCCCTCCAGCGGAGCGAGGCAGGCATGGAGATCAGCGATCTGCGCGGCCTGTACTACCGCCACCCCGCCTACGCGGTGGCCCTCGCCGTGTGCCTGGCCTCGCTGGCCGGCCTGCCGCCCTTCGCGGGGTTCTTCGGCAAGTACCTCGCGTTTCAGGCGGCCTTTCAGAACGGGTACGTGTGGCTCTCGGTCCTGGCGGCCCTCGCCAGCGTGGCGGCGCTGGTGTATTACCTGCGCCCCGGCATGCTGATGTTCATGCCGGACCGCACCCCCGCCCGCGAATACGCCCACGGCGAGCGCGGCCCCACCAACTTCACCGTGGCGCTCGGTGTGGTCGGCGTCACCGTGCTGGGTATCCTGCCCAATCTGTGGTACGGGTGGGTGGCGAATCCGCTGATCTGGGAGCGGCTGGCGGGGCGGTAG
- a CDS encoding NADH-quinone oxidoreductase subunit M, translating into MIHLMIFLPLLGSLILMAVPRKWREEVAGLFAALTLGLGLLIWRGGGADLFSVPWIPALGVTYSVALNGVSLTLALITAFMSFVAVLYASRRVENPGTMLSLVLAMETGLLGIFAAQDLVLFYVFFEDALLPSLLMLAIYGRPSRMRALTQFAAYTLFGSLLMLLAIIGVKYYGGSPTFALADLRQHLVTGSTQTWLYIGFLAAMAVKLPLWPLHAWLPDFHEQNHESGVPDVMGTLYKVGGYGLFQFGLPLFPNASEELRPILMGLAAFTALYAAWIAFRQTDWKRLLAYAGLSHMGLVALGVFSLNETATIGAMYLLAFQNVYTGALFLAVGMLQERVGSLDTRVGGVMTQAGALGGMTMALWFASIAVPGLAGFIGEFSIMLGAYQVQPWLTFVAGLSVIAAAAYALTGFQTTFWQGRPFGGVRVADLRSTEWLVLGLPLAVAIFFGVYSSPALRLIQPAVRSVLSTLGGQ; encoded by the coding sequence GTGATTCACCTGATGATTTTCCTCCCCCTGCTGGGATCTCTGATCCTGATGGCGGTGCCCCGGAAGTGGCGTGAGGAGGTGGCCGGGCTGTTCGCGGCCCTCACGCTGGGGCTGGGGTTGCTGATCTGGAGGGGCGGCGGGGCGGATCTGTTCTCGGTGCCGTGGATTCCCGCGCTGGGCGTAACCTATTCGGTGGCGCTGAACGGCGTGAGCCTCACGCTGGCGCTTATCACCGCCTTTATGTCCTTCGTCGCCGTGCTGTACGCCTCACGGCGGGTGGAGAACCCCGGCACCATGCTCTCGCTGGTGCTGGCGATGGAAACGGGCCTGCTGGGCATTTTCGCTGCGCAGGACCTGGTGCTGTTCTACGTGTTTTTCGAGGACGCCCTGCTGCCCTCGCTGCTGATGCTGGCGATCTACGGACGCCCCAGCCGGATGCGCGCCCTGACCCAGTTTGCGGCTTACACGTTGTTTGGCAGCCTCTTGATGCTGCTCGCCATTATCGGGGTGAAATACTACGGCGGCAGCCCCACCTTCGCGCTTGCAGACCTGCGCCAGCACCTCGTGACTGGCTCCACGCAGACCTGGCTCTACATCGGCTTCCTCGCCGCGATGGCCGTCAAGCTGCCCTTGTGGCCGCTGCACGCGTGGCTCCCCGACTTCCACGAGCAGAACCACGAGAGCGGGGTGCCCGACGTGATGGGCACGCTGTATAAGGTGGGCGGGTACGGGCTGTTTCAGTTCGGCCTGCCGCTGTTCCCGAACGCCTCGGAGGAACTGCGCCCCATCCTGATGGGTCTGGCCGCCTTTACCGCGCTGTACGCCGCCTGGATTGCCTTTCGTCAGACCGACTGGAAGCGGCTGCTCGCCTACGCTGGCCTCTCGCACATGGGCCTCGTCGCGCTGGGCGTCTTTTCTCTGAATGAGACGGCCACCATCGGGGCGATGTACCTGCTGGCGTTTCAGAACGTGTATACGGGCGCGCTGTTCCTGGCCGTCGGGATGCTTCAGGAGCGCGTCGGCAGCCTCGACACCCGCGTTGGCGGTGTGATGACCCAGGCAGGCGCGCTCGGCGGCATGACGATGGCGTTGTGGTTCGCCTCCATCGCGGTGCCTGGCCTCGCCGGATTTATCGGGGAGTTCTCCATCATGCTGGGCGCGTACCAGGTGCAGCCCTGGCTGACCTTTGTGGCGGGCCTCTCCGTCATTGCCGCCGCCGCCTACGCCCTCACCGGGTTTCAGACCACCTTCTGGCAAGGCCGTCCCTTCGGCGGGGTGCGGGTGGCAGACCTGCGCTCCACCGAGTGGCTGGTGCTGGGCCTGCCGCTGGCCGTCGCCATCTTCTTCGGCGTGTATTCCTCCCCGGCGCTGCGGCTGATCCAGCCCGCCGTGCGGAGCGTCCTGTCCACCCTGGGGGGCCAGTAA